The following are encoded together in the Cervus elaphus chromosome 30, mCerEla1.1, whole genome shotgun sequence genome:
- the CCNA1 gene encoding cyclin-A1, with protein sequence MHLSSSKSGVVLAPVSRGPDACQMITRGQFSQDPPQRTVLGVLTENGQYRRTCGQGLTTLRCFSGSENVFPPAGKKALSDSRVQAPAKQGFDIYMDEPERGTRDSCPGRKGMALEDAYEVDTSALKSDLHFLLDFNTVSPMLVDSSLHSQSEDASDFGTDVINVTEYAEEIHQYLREAEIRHRPKAHYMRKQPDITESMRTILVDWLVEVGEEYKLRAETLYLAVNFLDRFLSCMSVLRGKLQLVGTAAILLASKYEEIYPPEVDEFVYITDDTYTKRQLLRMEHLLLKVLAFDLTVPTTNQFLLQYLRRQGVCVRTENLAKYVAELSLLEADPFLKYLPSLIAAAAYCLANYTVNRHFWPETLATFTGYSLSEIVPCLSELHKTCLSIPHRPQQAIREKYKASKYMHVSLMEPPTVLPLQ encoded by the exons ATGCATCTCAGCAGCTCCAAGAGTGGAGTAGTGCTGGCTCCAGTGTCCCGAGGTCCTGATGCCTGTCAGATGATAACCAGAGGCCAGTTTAGCCAGGATCCGCCACAAAGAACAGTCCTAGGAGTGCTAACTGAGAATGGGCAGTACAGGAGGACCTGTGGCCAG GGGCTCACCACACTCAGGTGTTTCTCTGGATCAGAAAATGTCTTCCCTCCAGCTGGAAAGAAAGCGTTGTCCGACAGCAGGGTTCAGGCACCTGCCAAGCAAGGATTTGACATCTACATGGATGAGCCTGAGCGGGGGACCAGAGATAGCTGCCCAGGGCGAAAGGGGATGGCCTTAGAGGATGCGTATGAAGTAGACACCAGTGCACTCAAGTCAGACCTTCACTTCCTGTTGGATTTTAACACAG TTTCCCCTATGCTGGTAGATTCATCTCTCCACTCCCAGTCTGAAGATGCATCAGATTTTGGTACCGATGTGATAAATGTGACTGAATATGCTGAGGAAATTCATCAGTACCTTAGAGAAGCTGAA ATAAGACACAGGCCCAAGGCACACTACATGAGGAAACAGCCAGACATCACAGAAAGCATGCGGACCATTCTGGTGGACTGGCTGGTTGAGGTCGGAGAAGAATACAAGCTCCGGGCAGAGACCCTCTACCTGGCCGTCAACTTCCTGGACAGGTTTCTTTCCTGTATGTCTGTTCTTAGAGGGAAACTGCAGCTTGTAGGAACAGCAGCTATTCTCCTGGCTTC gaaatatgaagaaatatatcCACCCGAGGTAGACGAGTTTGTCTACATAACTGATGACACCTACACAAAACGACAACTGCTGAGAATGGAACACCTGCTCCTGAAGGTCCTGGCGTTTGATCTGACAGTGCCAACTACCAACCAGTTCCTCCTTCAGTACTTGAGGAGGCAAGGAGTGTGCGTCAGGACTGAGAACCTGGCCAAG TACGTAGCAGAACTGAGTCTCCTTGAAGCTGACCCGTTCTTGAAATACCTTCCTTCACTGATAGCTGCAGCTGCTTATTGCCTGGCAAACTATACTGTGAACAGGCACTTCTGG CCAGAAACCCTCGCCACATTTACAGGCTATTCATTAAGTGAAATCGTGCCTTGCCTGAGTGAGCTACATAAAACGTGCCTCAGTATACCCCATCGACCTCAGCAAGCAATCAGGGAGAAGTACAAGGCTTCAAA GTACATGCACGTGTCTCTCATGGAGCCACCCACAGTCCTTCCTCTGCAATGA